A stretch of the Mesorhizobium sp. Pch-S genome encodes the following:
- a CDS encoding FGGY-family carbohydrate kinase: protein MTPSFDIVAQGAARLAEFGSDPRDPAIWWKAVERALMQALAGIDRASVHAIAVDATSGTLLPVTAGGEPLATPLMYNDRVEDDALLARIRAVIPAESGAHGATSGLAKALRFQSVPGIAKVLHQADWITGRLAGHFGTSDENNALKTGYDPVERLWPEWIAATGLDMNLLPRVVAPGAPVEAIAPEMARAFGLGDEVVIVAGTTDGCASFLATGADRPGDGVTALGSTLTLKLLCDRPIFAPDYGVYSHRINGMWLAGGASNSGGKVLSHFFPGDEIVRLSAAIDPAVSTGLDFYPLLEPGERFPVFDPTFPPRLEPRPASDADFLKAMFEGMAAIERQGFVRLAELGADPLRSVRSVGGGAANAQWSAIRQRELQVPLLPARSTEAAAGAARLALGGLQAVGDL from the coding sequence ATGACGCCGTCCTTCGATATCGTGGCGCAGGGTGCCGCCCGGCTCGCGGAATTCGGATCTGATCCGCGCGATCCGGCGATCTGGTGGAAGGCGGTGGAGCGTGCGCTGATGCAGGCGCTTGCCGGGATCGATCGGGCGAGCGTGCATGCCATCGCGGTCGATGCCACCTCCGGGACACTGCTGCCTGTCACTGCCGGTGGCGAGCCGCTTGCTACACCGCTGATGTACAATGACAGGGTCGAGGACGATGCATTGCTGGCACGCATTCGCGCCGTCATCCCGGCCGAGAGCGGCGCGCATGGTGCTACCTCCGGGCTTGCCAAGGCACTGCGGTTCCAGTCGGTGCCGGGCATCGCGAAGGTCCTGCACCAGGCTGACTGGATCACCGGGCGGCTCGCCGGCCATTTCGGCACCTCCGACGAGAACAACGCGCTGAAGACGGGCTATGATCCGGTCGAGCGGCTATGGCCGGAATGGATCGCTGCGACCGGGCTCGACATGAACCTGCTGCCGCGCGTCGTCGCACCCGGTGCGCCGGTGGAGGCTATCGCACCCGAGATGGCCAGGGCCTTCGGGCTTGGCGACGAGGTGGTGATCGTTGCCGGCACCACCGACGGCTGTGCCTCCTTCCTGGCGACGGGCGCCGACCGGCCGGGCGACGGCGTCACCGCGCTGGGGTCCACGCTGACGCTGAAGCTGCTGTGCGACCGGCCGATCTTCGCGCCGGATTATGGCGTCTACAGCCACCGCATCAACGGCATGTGGCTTGCGGGCGGCGCCTCCAACAGCGGCGGCAAGGTGCTTTCGCACTTTTTCCCCGGCGATGAGATCGTCCGGCTCTCGGCGGCGATCGATCCGGCGGTTTCGACCGGCCTGGACTTCTATCCGCTGCTGGAGCCGGGCGAACGCTTCCCCGTCTTCGATCCCACCTTTCCACCGCGGCTGGAACCGCGCCCGGCCAGTGATGCCGATTTCCTGAAGGCCATGTTCGAAGGCATGGCGGCGATCGAAAGGCAGGGCTTTGTCCGCCTTGCCGAGCTTGGCGCCGATCCGCTTCGTTCCGTGCGCAGCGTTGGCGGTGGCGCTGCCAATGCGCAATGGAGCGCGATACGGCAGCGCGAACTGCAGGTTCCGTTGCTGCCGGCCCGGTCCACCGAGGCGGCAGCCGGTGCGGCGCGGCTTGCCTTGGGCGGCCTGCAGGCGGTGGGGGACCTGTGA
- a CDS encoding class II aldolase/adducin family protein yields MPAVDWQAELAALKTLSADIGNDPLLTQGAGGNTSLKVGGTLWIKASGTWLAHAAERDIMVPVEMAPLIAAVEAVDPAAEQAQQFVVTELNGSGLRPSIETTVHALMPHRVVLHVHCVDTIAFAVRGDCVEQVASRLAGLDWAYVPYARPGLPLALAIAESSGNRPDVLILANHGLVVGAETVEQAKALLDDVKARLHIAPRAAPGPDMDRLARLMAGSDYRLPLSEVAHSVATDPQSMALAAQGSLYPDHVIFLGAGSVIAGDDENAAAVVARLGTAPVAILWPGIGVLMRGDAVPGADAMVRCLADVTARIPADAPVRVLTEEEHRQLTDWDAEKYRQELARKAQKKIA; encoded by the coding sequence ATGCCTGCGGTCGATTGGCAAGCCGAGCTTGCCGCGCTGAAAACCCTGTCGGCCGATATCGGCAACGACCCTCTGCTGACGCAGGGAGCCGGCGGCAACACCTCGCTCAAGGTTGGTGGCACGCTGTGGATCAAGGCCTCCGGCACCTGGCTCGCCCATGCTGCCGAGCGCGACATCATGGTGCCCGTCGAGATGGCGCCGCTGATCGCTGCGGTCGAGGCTGTCGACCCCGCCGCCGAACAGGCGCAGCAATTCGTCGTCACCGAACTCAATGGCTCGGGCCTGCGCCCATCGATAGAAACCACCGTGCATGCACTGATGCCGCATCGTGTCGTGCTGCACGTCCATTGCGTCGACACGATTGCCTTTGCGGTGCGCGGCGACTGCGTCGAGCAGGTCGCCTCCCGCCTGGCCGGTCTCGACTGGGCCTATGTGCCCTATGCGCGGCCCGGCCTGCCGCTGGCGCTCGCCATTGCCGAAAGCAGCGGCAACCGGCCGGATGTGCTGATCCTCGCCAATCACGGTCTGGTCGTTGGCGCAGAAACGGTCGAGCAGGCCAAGGCGCTGCTGGACGACGTCAAGGCGCGGTTGCATATCGCCCCCCGTGCTGCCCCCGGCCCGGACATGGACAGGCTGGCCCGACTGATGGCTGGTTCCGACTACCGGTTGCCCTTGTCCGAGGTCGCGCATTCGGTCGCGACCGATCCGCAAAGCATGGCTCTTGCAGCCCAGGGCAGCCTCTATCCGGATCATGTGATTTTCCTCGGTGCCGGTTCGGTCATCGCAGGGGACGATGAAAATGCCGCCGCCGTCGTCGCGCGGCTCGGCACGGCACCCGTCGCGATCCTATGGCCGGGGATCGGCGTGTTGATGCGCGGCGACGCAGTCCCCGGCGCCGACGCCATGGTACGTTGCCTGGCCGACGTGACGGCGCGCATTCCTGCCGATGCGCCGGTCCGCGTGCTGACCGAGGAGGAGCATCGGCAACTGACCGACTGGGACGCGGAGAAGTACCGGCAGGAGCTTGCCCGCAAGGCCCAGAAGAAGATTGCCTGA
- a CDS encoding substrate-binding domain-containing protein, whose protein sequence is MRNRVLSALLALSFSTSLSHAQSAAWTGGDDLPTNPLACDATPATVAAKPYDGGSPTNAPDRKGKTLKVVDVPKLVGIGYFNATSKGIADAAKEIGTMDAKTDGPSKANIDDQITLIDNYITSGVDGILFAANDPVAIAPVLKKALAAGINVVGYDANSTPDARQWFVNQAEFNGIAKAMVDSMAKEAGEDGAFAIVTSTFTTPNQARWIAEMTAYQAKCHPKMKWLETVEAQEDNILSFNQTNTLLNKYGDELKGVFGMTSVATPAAADAVTQAKKCGKVAVVGLATPNAMKPYVAADCVKSVVLWNPVDLGYAAAHVLRAVADGTLAPGATSVKAGKLGDLSVINGSEILLGAPTVFTKDNINNFDF, encoded by the coding sequence ATGCGTAATAGAGTGCTTAGCGCACTGCTGGCCTTGTCGTTCTCGACAAGCCTCAGCCATGCCCAGTCCGCCGCCTGGACCGGTGGTGACGACCTGCCGACCAACCCGCTCGCCTGCGATGCGACGCCGGCAACGGTTGCGGCCAAGCCTTATGATGGCGGCTCGCCGACCAACGCGCCTGACCGCAAGGGCAAGACGCTGAAGGTCGTCGACGTGCCGAAGCTGGTCGGCATCGGCTACTTCAATGCCACGTCCAAGGGCATCGCCGACGCGGCCAAGGAAATCGGCACGATGGATGCCAAGACCGACGGTCCGAGCAAGGCCAACATCGATGACCAGATCACGCTGATCGACAACTACATCACCAGCGGCGTCGACGGCATCCTGTTCGCCGCCAACGATCCGGTGGCGATCGCGCCGGTGCTGAAGAAGGCGCTGGCCGCCGGCATCAACGTCGTCGGCTATGACGCCAACTCGACGCCGGATGCGCGCCAGTGGTTCGTCAACCAGGCCGAGTTCAACGGCATCGCCAAGGCGATGGTCGATTCCATGGCCAAGGAAGCCGGCGAGGATGGCGCTTTCGCCATCGTCACTTCGACCTTCACGACGCCGAACCAGGCGCGCTGGATCGCCGAAATGACGGCCTACCAGGCCAAGTGCCATCCGAAGATGAAGTGGCTGGAGACGGTGGAAGCGCAGGAGGACAACATCCTCTCCTTCAACCAGACCAACACGCTGCTCAACAAATATGGCGACGAGCTGAAGGGCGTCTTCGGCATGACCAGCGTTGCCACGCCGGCCGCGGCGGATGCCGTCACCCAGGCCAAGAAGTGCGGCAAGGTCGCGGTCGTCGGCCTCGCCACGCCGAACGCCATGAAGCCCTATGTCGCGGCGGACTGCGTGAAGTCGGTGGTGCTGTGGAATCCGGTCGATCTCGGTTACGCAGCCGCCCATGTGCTGCGTGCCGTCGCCGACGGCACGCTGGCGCCTGGCGCAACCTCGGTGAAGGCCGGCAAGCTGGGCGATCTCTCCGTCATCAACGGCTCGGAGATCCTGCTCGGCGCGCCGACCGTCTTCACCAAGGACAACATCAACAACTTCGACTTCTAG
- a CDS encoding ABC transporter permease: MVLCARPGRGARLPTQLWILAAAAVIASIILAYTRWGRTVYAIGSNEVASRFSGLSVEKTKLALYTASGFAAAVAGVIFVSRVSTTRSDMGTGIELDAITAVVLGGTSIFGGRGTIAGTMIGLCLIQALKNGLSLAGVKGDGTIMLIGAVLILAILASNLFERSGTR, translated from the coding sequence CTGGTTCTATGTGCTCGGCCAGGGCGAGGTGCTCGGCTGCCGACGCAGCTCTGGATCCTGGCGGCGGCGGCGGTCATCGCCTCGATCATCCTGGCCTACACGCGCTGGGGCCGCACGGTCTATGCCATCGGCTCCAACGAGGTCGCCAGCCGCTTTTCCGGCCTTTCGGTGGAGAAGACCAAGCTTGCCCTCTACACCGCATCGGGTTTCGCGGCGGCGGTGGCCGGCGTGATCTTCGTCTCGCGTGTTTCGACCACGCGCTCCGACATGGGCACCGGCATTGAGCTCGACGCCATCACCGCGGTGGTGCTCGGCGGCACCTCGATCTTCGGCGGCCGCGGCACCATAGCCGGCACCATGATCGGCCTTTGCCTCATTCAGGCGCTGAAGAACGGCCTGTCGCTCGCCGGAGTGAAGGGCGACGGCACCATCATGCTCATCGGCGCGGTACTGATCCTGGCGATCCTCGCCAGCAACCTCTTCGAGAGGAGCGGCACTCGATAA
- a CDS encoding ABC transporter permease — MQRPGFLRRLFADYGQELVVLAAIVALFVVVTMVNPRFISANNLTTIFSGNAYIAVAAIGMAMVIITGHIDVSVGALIGVLATISGTLAVAGYPVWVAWLAPVLVGMLVNAGIGILVAYARIPSIVVTLGALSIMRGGLISVTGGTWITNLPPDFLIAQKSVFGLPVPLVFMVVLTVLAALWMRYSAFGRSLYAIGGNAEAALATGIPVERRTVAVFIIHGAFAGLATILFATQLQVIQSTVPPNLELTVITAAVIGGVSILGGSGTVIGSTLATILFATIGSALIFVNVSAYWLRAVIGLLILATVLADMLRRRGRI; from the coding sequence ATGCAACGGCCGGGCTTCCTACGGCGGCTGTTTGCCGACTACGGCCAGGAGCTGGTCGTGCTGGCCGCGATCGTCGCCCTGTTCGTCGTGGTGACGATGGTCAATCCGCGCTTCATCAGCGCCAATAACCTGACCACGATCTTCTCCGGCAACGCCTATATCGCCGTCGCCGCCATCGGCATGGCCATGGTCATCATCACCGGCCATATCGACGTCTCCGTCGGTGCGCTGATCGGCGTGCTGGCGACGATCTCGGGCACGCTGGCGGTTGCCGGCTATCCTGTCTGGGTCGCCTGGCTGGCGCCGGTGCTGGTCGGCATGCTGGTCAACGCCGGTATCGGCATCCTGGTCGCCTATGCGCGCATCCCTTCGATCGTGGTGACACTCGGTGCCTTGTCGATCATGCGTGGCGGGCTGATCAGCGTCACCGGGGGCACCTGGATCACCAACCTGCCGCCCGATTTCCTGATCGCCCAGAAGAGCGTGTTCGGCCTGCCGGTGCCGCTGGTCTTCATGGTGGTGCTGACCGTGCTTGCGGCGCTCTGGATGCGCTACTCGGCCTTCGGCCGCTCGCTCTATGCCATCGGCGGCAATGCCGAGGCGGCACTCGCCACCGGTATTCCGGTCGAGCGCCGCACCGTCGCCGTGTTCATCATCCACGGCGCCTTCGCCGGTCTGGCGACCATCCTGTTCGCCACGCAGCTGCAGGTGATCCAGTCGACGGTGCCACCCAATCTGGAGCTCACCGTCATCACCGCCGCGGTCATCGGCGGCGTGTCGATCCTCGGCGGTTCCGGCACGGTCATCGGCTCGACGCTGGCGACCATCCTGTTTGCCACGATCGGCTCGGCGCTGATCTTCGTCAACGTCTCGGCCTACTGGCTGCGCGCGGTCATCGGCCTGCTGATCCTGGCGACGGTACTTGCCGACATGCTGCGTCGGCGCGGCAGGATTTGA
- a CDS encoding sugar ABC transporter ATP-binding protein, with product MTAAPYVSLAGMSKSFVGVKALKDVSFDVRPGEVHALLGENGAGKSTLIKMMSGLYSPDAGTITVDGREVRFASTRDASAAGIATVYQELLLFPELTVAENVFLGNYPCRPGGWIDWAEVRARTRALLDQLDTFDLDVDAKVLTLSVAQRQRVEIAKALSKNARILIMDEPTASLVEADVQRLMAVVRQLRERGVGIVYVSHRMPEIFALADRVTVLRDGGYVATRDIGEVDEAALVAMMVGRPIDSLFPKADAKIGDTVLEVKNLNHGRHVQDISFSLRRGEILGVAGLVGSGRTELALTLFGMTPATSGEIVLEGRTVAITSPRQARDLGIAYVPEDRGQQGLVKQMAIRKNVSMASIERFSAGIFIKAGEETQRALDAVKRLSVRCRNIGQPVGELSGGNQQKVVIAKWLETNPKVLILDEPTRGVDVGAKAEIHTIMGELVKQGVAILMISSELPEVLGMSDRVLVISGGRLTGEIDRADATPERVGMAMTAHQSGEAA from the coding sequence GTGACCGCCGCCCCCTATGTCAGCCTCGCCGGCATGTCCAAGTCCTTCGTTGGCGTGAAGGCGCTGAAGGATGTCAGTTTCGACGTGCGCCCGGGTGAGGTGCACGCATTGCTTGGCGAGAACGGCGCCGGCAAGTCGACGCTGATCAAGATGATGTCCGGCCTCTATTCGCCGGATGCCGGCACCATCACGGTCGATGGCAGGGAGGTCAGGTTTGCTTCCACGCGCGATGCTTCCGCCGCCGGCATCGCCACCGTCTACCAGGAACTGCTGCTGTTTCCCGAGCTGACCGTGGCGGAGAATGTCTTTCTCGGCAACTATCCCTGCCGGCCCGGCGGCTGGATCGACTGGGCCGAGGTGCGGGCACGCACGCGCGCCTTGCTCGACCAGCTCGACACCTTCGACCTCGATGTCGACGCCAAGGTGCTGACGCTCTCGGTGGCGCAGCGCCAGCGTGTCGAGATCGCCAAGGCGCTTTCCAAGAATGCGCGCATCCTGATCATGGACGAGCCGACCGCCTCGCTGGTCGAGGCGGACGTGCAGCGCCTGATGGCGGTGGTGCGGCAGCTGCGCGAGCGCGGCGTCGGCATCGTCTATGTCAGCCACCGCATGCCGGAGATCTTCGCGCTGGCCGACCGCGTCACCGTGCTGCGCGACGGCGGCTATGTCGCCACCCGCGACATTGGCGAGGTCGACGAGGCCGCTCTCGTTGCCATGATGGTCGGCCGGCCGATCGACAGCCTGTTCCCCAAAGCCGATGCCAAGATCGGCGACACGGTGCTGGAGGTGAAGAACCTCAACCACGGCCGTCATGTGCAGGACATTTCCTTTTCCCTGCGGCGCGGTGAGATCCTCGGCGTTGCCGGCCTTGTCGGCAGTGGCCGCACCGAACTCGCGCTCACCTTGTTCGGCATGACGCCGGCGACCTCGGGCGAGATCGTGCTCGAGGGCAGGACTGTCGCCATCACCTCGCCACGCCAGGCGCGCGACCTCGGCATCGCCTATGTGCCGGAGGATCGCGGCCAGCAGGGCCTGGTGAAGCAGATGGCGATCCGCAAGAACGTATCGATGGCCTCGATCGAGCGCTTCTCGGCCGGCATCTTCATCAAGGCCGGTGAAGAGACGCAGCGCGCCCTCGACGCCGTCAAGCGGCTCAGCGTGCGCTGCCGCAATATCGGCCAGCCGGTCGGCGAACTGTCGGGCGGCAACCAGCAGAAGGTGGTGATCGCCAAATGGCTGGAGACCAATCCCAAGGTGCTGATCCTCGATGAGCCGACACGCGGCGTCGACGTCGGCGCCAAGGCCGAGATCCACACCATCATGGGTGAACTGGTGAAGCAGGGCGTAGCCATTCTGATGATCTCCAGCGAACTGCCGGAGGTGCTCGGCATGAGCGACCGCGTGCTGGTGATCAGCGGCGGCCGCCTCACCGGCGAGATCGATCGGGCCGATGCCACGCCGGAACGCGTCGGCATGGCAATGACGGCACACCAGAGCGGGGAGGCGGCGTGA
- a CDS encoding carbohydrate kinase, whose product MSGPLAVFDLGKTNSKLFVFAPDGALLDERRTRPVWKEYRGRHVLDDERLFAWMSRELADVVATHDVGGLLVSAHGCAFALVRGAELLHPVLDYEQEIPPSIARVIDPMLPDFSESYTPWLPLGFSIARHIYWLKEEEPRAFADAQAILCYPQYWGWRFSGRPLAEWSYLGAHSQLWAPLKRDFSSLVDRLGWRGKFPEIAPAGAVIGETRVTLADGSSRTISVHNGVHDSNAALAYYRMTGLSGFTLVSTGTWVIIINLDCPLDALDRERDMIANVTVDGEPAPSLRFMGGREYDLISDSWNQPISQQAVEQVMARGIFALPSWAAGGPFPETSGRIVGGDVAGEERAAVAALYVLMMTDLSLDLIRSDNLLVVDGGLAKINLLTAMLAQLRPGQTVIHSEMSEGSATGAAALAFKALGAMPFRDETVPVAASSVPGLEAYRDRWRELAGNARDAARADKTAREASL is encoded by the coding sequence ATGAGCGGCCCACTCGCAGTTTTCGATCTCGGCAAGACCAATTCGAAGCTGTTTGTGTTCGCACCCGACGGCGCCCTGCTCGACGAGCGCCGCACCCGGCCGGTCTGGAAGGAGTACCGAGGCCGGCACGTGCTCGACGACGAGCGCCTCTTCGCCTGGATGAGCCGCGAACTCGCCGATGTCGTCGCCACGCATGATGTCGGCGGCCTGTTGGTCTCCGCCCATGGCTGTGCCTTCGCCCTGGTGCGCGGCGCCGAGCTTCTGCACCCGGTCCTCGATTACGAGCAGGAAATCCCGCCGTCGATCGCGCGGGTGATCGATCCGATGCTGCCGGATTTTTCGGAAAGCTACACGCCCTGGCTGCCGCTCGGCTTCTCGATCGCCCGCCACATCTACTGGCTGAAAGAGGAAGAACCACGTGCCTTTGCCGATGCGCAGGCGATCCTGTGTTATCCGCAATACTGGGGCTGGCGGTTCTCCGGCCGCCCGCTCGCGGAATGGTCCTATCTCGGCGCGCACAGCCAGCTCTGGGCGCCGTTGAAGCGGGATTTCTCCTCGCTGGTCGACCGGCTGGGCTGGCGCGGCAAGTTCCCGGAAATAGCGCCGGCCGGTGCGGTCATCGGCGAGACGCGTGTCACGCTGGCGGACGGGTCCAGCCGCACCATCAGCGTCCACAACGGCGTGCACGATTCCAACGCTGCGCTTGCCTATTACCGCATGACCGGCCTGTCCGGCTTCACGCTGGTGTCGACCGGCACTTGGGTCATCATCATCAACCTCGATTGTCCGCTCGATGCGCTCGACCGCGAGCGCGACATGATCGCCAACGTCACGGTCGATGGCGAGCCGGCGCCTTCATTGCGCTTCATGGGCGGGCGCGAATATGACCTGATCAGCGACAGCTGGAACCAGCCGATCTCGCAGCAGGCGGTCGAGCAAGTAATGGCGCGCGGCATCTTCGCCCTGCCGTCATGGGCGGCCGGCGGACCGTTTCCGGAAACCAGCGGCAGGATCGTCGGCGGCGATGTCGCGGGCGAGGAGCGCGCCGCGGTAGCCGCCCTCTACGTGCTGATGATGACCGACCTGTCGCTCGACCTGATCCGCTCCGACAATCTTCTCGTCGTCGATGGCGGCCTCGCCAAGATCAACCTTTTGACGGCGATGCTGGCGCAACTGCGCCCGGGCCAGACGGTGATCCATTCCGAGATGAGCGAAGGCTCGGCCACCGGTGCCGCCGCTCTTGCCTTCAAGGCGCTCGGAGCGATGCCGTTCCGCGATGAGACGGTGCCGGTCGCCGCGAGCAGCGTGCCAGGGCTCGAAGCCTATCGCGACCGCTGGCGCGAACTGGCCGGCAATGCTCGGGATGCCGCGCGCGCGGACAAGACCGCAAGGGAGGCAAGCCTGTGA
- a CDS encoding DeoR/GlpR family DNA-binding transcription regulator, translated as MNDLVRHRQIIDLLRDRPFASVRELQEQLGVSAATIRRDIDKIDQSGGARKVYGGISALDGAASQTTAFARPYDENRDLAVDAKRQIAELASTMVMDGDAVIVNGGSTCYHLGVKLAERNVRLFTNSMPLAAYLGEHGKCSLTIAGGELYREPRVIYSPSQPAFFASKFFLGAQGISADGLLESHPLMVRAIQDLSRNADQVIVLADSRKFSIHARHAALPLTRIGVLITDDGLSDQHAKMLEAAGIALRIAPSGGLTANGGAG; from the coding sequence TTGAACGACTTGGTCCGCCATCGGCAGATCATCGATCTGCTGCGCGACCGGCCCTTTGCGTCGGTGCGCGAGCTGCAAGAACAGCTTGGCGTGTCGGCTGCCACGATCCGGCGCGACATCGACAAGATCGACCAGTCCGGCGGCGCGCGGAAGGTCTATGGCGGCATCTCTGCGCTGGACGGCGCAGCCTCCCAGACGACGGCCTTTGCCCGACCCTACGATGAAAACCGCGACCTCGCCGTCGATGCCAAGCGCCAGATCGCCGAGCTGGCGTCGACCATGGTGATGGATGGCGATGCCGTCATCGTCAATGGCGGCTCGACCTGCTATCACCTCGGCGTCAAGCTGGCCGAGCGCAACGTCCGCCTGTTCACCAACTCCATGCCGCTCGCCGCCTATCTCGGCGAGCACGGCAAGTGCAGCCTGACGATTGCCGGCGGCGAACTGTACCGTGAGCCGCGCGTCATCTATTCACCGTCGCAACCGGCTTTCTTTGCCTCGAAGTTCTTCCTGGGGGCGCAGGGCATCAGCGCCGACGGGTTGCTGGAATCGCATCCGTTGATGGTGCGCGCCATCCAGGATCTCAGCCGCAATGCCGACCAGGTCATCGTCCTGGCCGACAGCCGCAAATTCTCCATCCATGCCCGTCACGCGGCCCTGCCGCTGACCCGCATCGGCGTCCTGATCACCGATGACGGGCTGTCGGACCAGCATGCCAAGATGCTTGAGGCGGCCGGTATCGCCCTGCGCATCGCGCCCAGTGGGGGATTGACGGCCAATGGAGGCGCGGGATGA
- a CDS encoding bifunctional rhamnulose-1-phosphate aldolase/short-chain dehydrogenase — translation MLDTQPARLANLWNDDKAAAMSEPERLVYRSNLLGSDKRITNYGGGNTSSKVWQKDPLTGEDVEVLWVKGSGGDSASIKLDGFATLYMDRLRALKNLYRGLAHEDEMVGYLPHCTFNLNPRAASIDTPLHAYVPKPFVDHMHPDAIIAIAAARNSRTLTQKIFGDAIGWLPWKRPGFELGLWLAKFCAENPEARGVILESHGLFTWGDTPKECYTTTVEIINQAIDWFERETKGKPAFGGAITQALPAAERRAIAARLMPIVRGMISRHGAMKIGHFDDSDAVLEFVNSAELQALAPLGTSCPDHFLRTKIRPLVIGFDPARPDIDAVAAALPAALEAYRADYQAYYERCRYDDSPAIRDPNAVVYLMPGVGMFTFAGDKATARISAEFYVNAINVMRGAAAVSAYAGLPEQDAFDIEYWLLEEAKLQRLPKPKSLAGQVAFVTGGAGGIGKATAIRLLREGACVVLADIDEAALGAAQDELAKVFGTDFVRSVRLDVTDEAGVAAAYADSAVQFGGVDILVSNAGISSSAPIEDTELSMWNRNMDILAKGYFLVSREAFRTFKQQKLGGNIVFIASKNGLAASPNAAAYCTAKAAEIHLARCLALEGADHQIRVNTVNPDAVLRGSKIWTGEWREQRAAAYSMQPDELEEHYRKRSMLKRSVFPEDIAEAVYFLASDMSAKSTGNILNVDAGNAQSFTR, via the coding sequence ATGCTCGACACACAGCCGGCGCGGCTCGCCAATCTCTGGAACGATGACAAGGCGGCAGCGATGAGCGAGCCGGAACGGCTCGTCTACCGCTCCAACCTGCTGGGCTCGGACAAGCGCATCACCAACTACGGCGGCGGCAACACGTCATCGAAGGTCTGGCAGAAGGATCCGCTGACCGGCGAAGACGTCGAGGTGTTGTGGGTGAAAGGCTCCGGCGGCGACAGCGCCTCGATCAAGCTCGACGGCTTCGCCACCCTTTACATGGACAGGCTGCGTGCGCTGAAGAACCTCTATCGCGGCCTCGCGCATGAAGACGAGATGGTCGGCTACCTGCCGCACTGCACCTTCAACCTCAACCCGCGCGCCGCCTCCATCGACACGCCCTTGCACGCCTATGTGCCGAAGCCTTTCGTCGACCACATGCATCCGGATGCGATCATCGCGATCGCCGCTGCCAGGAACTCCAGGACGCTGACGCAAAAGATCTTCGGCGATGCGATCGGCTGGCTGCCGTGGAAACGGCCCGGCTTCGAGCTCGGCCTGTGGCTGGCGAAGTTCTGCGCGGAGAACCCAGAAGCGCGCGGCGTCATCCTGGAGAGCCACGGCCTGTTCACCTGGGGCGATACGCCAAAGGAATGCTACACGACCACCGTCGAAATCATCAACCAGGCCATCGACTGGTTCGAGCGTGAGACAAAAGGCAAGCCGGCCTTCGGCGGCGCGATCACGCAGGCCTTGCCTGCTGCCGAGCGCCGCGCCATTGCGGCACGGCTGATGCCGATCGTGCGCGGCATGATCTCAAGGCACGGCGCTATGAAGATCGGTCATTTCGACGATTCCGACGCAGTGCTCGAATTCGTCAATTCGGCCGAACTGCAGGCGCTCGCCCCGCTCGGCACCTCCTGCCCCGATCACTTCCTGCGCACCAAGATCAGGCCGCTGGTGATTGGTTTCGATCCGGCCAGGCCGGACATCGACGCGGTCGCGGCAGCCTTGCCTGCCGCGCTCGAGGCCTACCGCGCCGACTACCAGGCCTATTACGAACGCTGCAGATATGACGACTCGCCCGCCATCCGTGATCCCAATGCGGTGGTCTACCTGATGCCGGGCGTCGGCATGTTCACTTTCGCCGGCGACAAGGCCACCGCACGCATCTCGGCCGAGTTCTACGTCAACGCCATCAATGTCATGCGCGGTGCGGCGGCCGTCTCCGCCTATGCCGGGCTGCCGGAACAGGACGCTTTCGACATCGAATACTGGCTGCTCGAGGAAGCCAAGCTGCAGCGCCTGCCGAAACCGAAATCGCTGGCCGGCCAGGTCGCTTTCGTCACCGGCGGCGCCGGCGGCATCGGCAAGGCGACGGCGATCCGACTGCTGCGCGAAGGTGCCTGCGTGGTGCTGGCCGACATTGACGAGGCAGCACTCGGCGCGGCGCAGGACGAACTGGCCAAGGTCTTCGGCACGGATTTCGTGCGCAGCGTCAGGCTCGACGTCACCGACGAGGCAGGCGTGGCGGCCGCCTATGCCGACAGCGCCGTCCAATTCGGTGGCGTCGACATCCTGGTTTCCAATGCCGGCATTTCTTCATCGGCACCGATCGAGGACACGGAACTGTCGATGTGGAACCGCAACATGGACATCCTGGCCAAGGGCTATTTCCTCGTCTCGCGCGAAGCCTTCCGTACCTTCAAGCAGCAGAAGCTCGGTGGCAACATCGTCTTCATCGCTTCCAAGAACGGGCTTGCCGCCTCGCCCAACGCAGCCGCTTACTGCACCGCCAAGGCGGCCGAAATCCATCTCGCCCGCTGCCTGGCGCTGGAGGGCGCGGACCATCAGATCCGCGTCAACACGGTGAACCCGGACGCCGTGCTGCGCGGCTCCAAGATCTGGACCGGCGAATGGCGCGAGCAGCGCGCGGCCGCCTATTCGATGCAGCCGGACGAGCTGGAAGAACACTACCGCAAGCGCTCGATGCTGAAACGCTCGGTGTTCCCGGAAGACATCGCCGAAGCGGTGTATTTCCTGGCATCCGACATGTCGGCGAAATCGACCGGCAACATCCTCAATGTCGATGCCGGCAACGCCCAGAGCTTTACGCGCTGA